The sequence AATCTCAATGAGGCCTTCCTGGTGAAATACatgtaaataaattaataaataacattttctgaaattttgtCCATACTTTATAATCCTTGAGagaactttatcatgtttatcttTCCTGGGTGCTTCCAAGAGGGCCctttcacagcattttttttattttttaaacattaggGCACTGGTTGGGTAATAACTTCCTCTGCCCAGACCCTGAGTCCACCAGTGCTTTTGCATGTAAACACCACAACCCGACCCAAACTAATCTTCGTGCTCTACACATGCTCCATAGCTCCCACAATATGTTTATATCCAAAGGTTAAACAGCATTAATGGAAGTGGGGAGCCAGCAGGACATAATAAATGCCAGAACAAGAACTACATACCTAAAGTATTTCAGGcctatattatatatttatggTGCTAATATAggttaatacagaaatgttttccaTTATCAAGAGTTTCAGATACAATTTAATCAGTAGTGTGCGCTGTTTACCTCTCATTCCCTGCtgatctctctctttctctcttcattaCCTGCAGCTGTCTGTTGGAATAGCTCAGATGAAAGTATTCGGTGTGCTCATTTGTTAGCTCCTacaattatgagatagaaaTACTGCCTACATTACATCTTTAGTaactttctctgagtttctctGCTCTATCTCTGTACCAGCACTGCTGTTTGTTACAATCAGGAGACAACAGGGAAATTTTTTCCGccactctgacatctctgtCCTGCTCTTTTGTCGTGGGGAAACAAGGCTCGGCGTGAGCGCACATGTGCAAAGGAATTTGgggcttcatttaaaatgtttagggTTCCCACCAGCGCCCCCATGCTTGGGGTCAGCTCTGatattttcaaagatttattttatttatttgtctttatttagacTTGAAAATCATTGAGGGCTAGCCCTCATTTACAGTGACATCGAGcatataaataatgaaaatgcatGATATCAAACATATTAACAAAAGATATAAAGTACATTAGCaagtaaaaaatacatcataTCAATCAGAAAAGGCACATCAGATAGAAGATGTCAGCACGTTTTCTAATTTTCTATGGGCCCAAAAGTGCACCAAACCAAACCTCCTTATTGATCTAACTCTTTGTTAACTTACCggcttttctaacaaacaaGGCACGAAAagtgtttgcattttctttAGCAATAAGACAGATTGACTTCTTGTGTTACCGGTCTCTGGTTCCTTGTTTTTGCAGAGAGGTGAAGAAACTTAGATGTACATAAAGGTGAAAtccataaatacattttaaaaaatgcagattcTGACACTGTTGACAAGCCTAGAACAAATGGTCACTGCAGACCTTTGGGGTATTCGTCACTTTGTCAGGTTTTCTACTCAGCAGGCTGGCCGTATCTGATTTTCCCACAtggatgtgactgacaggttcTGTAAGTGAAGCCCACCTAGCTCTGAGATTTGAGGAGGTTTGTGGCAACACTCTGCTgactcaaataaaaaaagttttagcTTTAACAACACAGGATGTGTGCTCACTTGTCTTCATGACTCCCCATTAATTAGAGCAGGATAATTTGGTCCTCTGCGGGGCTGTAAAGTGGATTGGATGACGTTGGGAATGTTTGACGTAGGGGTTCAGATTAGAGCAGGTTCAGACTGTGCTCACGCTGCGTGTGCGAGCTCATCATCCTATCCGTGCGTTTCAGAGATCACCGGTGTGTGAACGAACATGAGCCCACACATGTGTGTTTGGACAAATCTGAGAGCGTGTTTGTGTGCGCAGCTCGTCTCCAGGTTTGTGTTTCTCCTGCCACGTCAGTCCTATCGGCCACGGTCTATATTTAGAGAGGAGGTCGCAGCCAAACAGCATGGGAGACGCTTCAGAGAGACGTGAGCCTGGAAGGAGGTCAACGTGGTGACTGAGATGTGCTGTGAGCAGGATAACAAGAGATGAACCGGGGCTAACGTTAACGGAAGGAGAGGGCTCTCGAATGTCACAGAACCATCCAAAAAGTTCACAGAAGAcgttaaaatgatttaaagttagACTCCAGGAGGATTTATTCTGCATGTAATCTGATGATATCACTACTTTCCTGTAATTTATGCTGCCTTCACATGCTGTCGGAAACATCAGAATTATGACTTGGCTTCTATAAAGCAGAAAGTAAAAGTGGCGTGGTGGTCTGGCAGTCTAAGTATGTAGTAGATCATATAACAGCATGTAACATGTGCCTGCAACATCCCGGGTTCAAATTTAGACGAGACCTTTGTTGTATGTCACAGCGCTCTTTCCTCTTCTCATTTACAGTCTCCCTTCACAGTTTACGGTCtaataaaaggtgaaaatctCTCATCTAACAGGGGGTCAATACCAGAGAGGGTCTGCTTCACAATGAATCACAGCCTTGCTCCCACTAAATCCGTGCAAGTGAGTCAAAAAGAAGCATCACCTATAGGTGGTAACTGCACTGCAAATTATAAGAACTGTCAAAtgcaaactttccagagattgGATGAACATGTAACTTAACCGTAACGTTTAAAACCTGAGTCTGAGGAGTGCTGGATGCTCAGAGCAATCAGTCAATGCACTGACTTTAATGCTACAGATGAATTTAGTCTTGCAGCTCTTCCCCTAAAAAATAATGGCATGTGGACTAAATGTGAAGGAATGCAAACTCTCTAAATGTCAGCCTGTCTGTGCACTTTTGAGATCAGTGGTTAAGTACAACGACAGCCCATAAATGTCACCTGTTGACATGACAAGGTTAAAGGgtacatattatgcaaaaatcactttttcaggattttctggccagtccacaatcccctcatgTACCAGAAAGACAGAAGATCTCTACTTGTCAGTCCTGCTATCCTGGGATAAGAGCGCAGGTTGTCCTGCAATATGGAGTTAATAAGGGCCTGAACACCGACCTCAGAGCGAGAAGCCTCGTCTATCTGTAGgtggttttatttaaaacttcTCTCAAAACGATTCCCCAACATGCTGAAAAAATTACCACCAGATTTTGCAGATAAATCAATCCTGTTAAAACGTTACATATTTTGGTGATTTTGTGTATGTGTCAAGAAATTCGTCCTTTTTTTTTGGTGGACCCCTCCACAGAGTTTAggaaacatgcatgaaaatcaaaacacaaatgcatcatgtccaaatgaacaaaaaacgtatttactgtcttttaaaaatatgtacaggAAGTGAGATCATAAAgggtaaaagtcaaaatttggcgctttttttggacattttacaggtctcacattttaacaaactctGCCTAGGGATTTCATCTTATCCactgcaaatttttttttagataattctAGACAAGATGGAGATCTAAAGCTGTggaaactgtgagttttcaccatagagCAGGGCCAAACCAATCCCTGAATTTTCAATAATGATTTTTTCCCCGTACAATCTGTTCAATTAGGTCCTTCAGCCATTTAACCCAGCCAAGCCTTTTGAGTTTTGGTCTGCATACTGATCATCAtgagacctacaaaaaagccaatTTGGCCCATATCCAAATCTCGACAGGAAGTCTACCAGCTTCaacttaatttcaaaataagttgTTTTTGATGGTACAAATCACTTGGCTGTGACTCACCCTGACATGCAGTAGGGTGTGAGGGCCCTTGAGTGCTGCCTGCAGCCCTAGTTTGAGTTGTTTCCTCAAGATCTTCAGATATGAACTAAACATTAGATTATTAGTtgataatgaataaaaacaagtggCGACTGAGGAACAACAGAAATTTACTTAACATGGGAAACCAAGTAAATAAAATCTATGCTAAAATTGACTCACTAGCAgttttattataatataatatataaatattcatATCTAATACTGATAGCACAAACCGTCTGAGCTCGTGTCAAAATGCATTCTGTTAACACTCATTTACAATGAGGTGTAAAGTGGGCTGGTTCACAAAAGCAGCTAAAGAGGAGTCAGTGAGTGAAAGCTGAGAATATGTCTAGAGAGCAGAAAAAGAGCGAAAAAGGAaccagagagaggaagaggaacaTTAAATATTCAGGTCATgtttaataataaaatgaagTCAGTCATACTCAATTGATTCAGTTCAAAAAAGTCACAGAGACGGTTTTTAAACCCCCAACAGGCACACAAAGCAGTTTGTTTTGACATAAATCATCCTGAATGATGGTATATAACACACTGAGCTGATTCTACACTCTGCTGTCATGTATAGCTCTACTATGGCttctatttgtatttactgcTTGTCTCCATAACTGCCTATTGTACACATTATAAACACAATGAAATAAATGACAGAATCTAAAGCATTACAAGACGACTCCTGTCacataaataagtaaatatatTTCTAAGTGTCTACTTTAAAGttaatgaacaaatcaacaCTGATCACTGAAGACAGCAGACAGCTCTGCAGACATTAAAGACAAACAAATATTTGCTTTATCACACATCACTGAGAAAAAACGAGTTTCTTAAAGAGGTTTTCAGATTGGAGGTCGATAAACTGTCGCTTTTAGGATCTTTGTGGTCGTCTTGTTACCTGAGCAGACAGGTGGCTTCAATAAAGCAGCTCAATTACAGTTAATTAGCAGTCTTTCTGGCAAAAGTCAAGTAAGCTAGCAGCAAATGTGAATACTGCAGCAAATCTTAAATTCTGTGTGGTTCTTTTAACCCTGGATTTACAATTAAAACTATGACGCTACAGTCAGCTGTACTCTTCATGAACATGTTTGCATTTAAGGTGGTTGAATCAGTGTTTATAACGTGTttaggctcatttatgctccataaatggacacaaattACATCAGTATATTTTAAACTATGTTAGCTCACCTGTTCCCAGGGAACTGACATCATATACagcccaattccaaaaaacctggtacactgtgtaaaatgtgattaaaatgtgGTGATGTGTAAATCTTTCTCACCTTATAATAAGTTCAATTCAGCACAAAATCAagaatttaacatttaacttgatacattttaaaaagttgggacaggggctAGAAAGGACTGGAAAAGTTAGGGAATGCTCATGAAACCTGGAACATTCTGGTAATTAAGTTAATTAGGAACAGGTGATAGTACCgtctgtgtgtaaagcactttgtgctacattttcttgtatgaaaagtgctatataaataaagtttgattgattgattgattgattgattgattgagtaCCATGATTGGGTATGAAATAAGCACGCCTGTAGGGTAGggcattgtttctttttttctgataaaggtgctaaatcaatactttaaaaaagtctaaatggtgcctgaatcggtaagaggaaaaaaatgttttaaaagttggtGGCTGAATAAAATTTGTCTCTGGATAGTAAATCATTCAGGAATAAGATGCCAATAGAACATAAAAGTAAAGGAAACAGTCTCTTCACATAACATATTTTGTGTCTTTCCTTTGGAGTGTCAGGGTGTTAAGGTATCAAAATGAAGCACTGAAATCTGTCTTGTAATTTGGAATGGTATGAGATGTGTTGGAACCAGATTTCCATACTCTTCCCTactcctgaaaggctcagtTGTTCACAGTAAATAGTCAaacagtttattaaaaatgttcctcaacatgcAATGAGTTTTTGAGATTTCGCCTCCTACAGTCTGTaatttcatcaaaagattcagggaatctggagaaatttctGCACATAAGGAGCAAGGCTGAAAACAAACACTATATGCCCATGACCTTTTACGCCTTAGCCATTAAAAACTAGCATTATCAAATGATGGAATCTATAACGTGtgctcagaaacacttcagaaatcATTTTTACTTAACATGGTATATCACGTCATCTGCAAACACAAGTTAAGACTTTAACAAGTGAAAGCCTTGTATAACAATATCCAGTAGTGTTGCTGACTTATCTGAGCCTGAGCTTATCTGAGATTGGCTGAccttaaagtggaaaagtgtgttTTGGTCTGCTAAAGCCCAGATGCTGGCTTTCTATAATTGCAAAGATCAAAAGCCAACATCTTGGatgttgtgggggtgtattagtgccaaTGGTATGGGTATCTTGCACACCTGTGAAGGCAGCATTAATACTGAGAGCTCTATACAATATTTGTAGCAACATGTGTTTCCATCCAGACGTCTTTTTCAGGAACatccctaattttttttttatcaagacaCACTctgcacaagttacaacagcatggcctTACAATAAGAGTGCAGGTCCTAGACTGGCAGTCCAGACCTGCCTCCCACTGTTTATTAtctttattcacattttacacaagactcaacttttttggaattggggtttgtaAATTTTGTAGTTTCATTGACTCCTTAAGTATTCAACAATATTTCCACAGAAATTTTGAGTAAAATTCCCCCAGTTTGGCTCTGGTTCCAGAAGTGAAATTAGACATTCAAATCCCCCATAGACATTTCCCAAAATCcttattttaacacttttcatgCATGAACCCGGCTAGCCAGCTACCTGAGCACTCATAactataaaatgtttaattcagagcaaaaacagattGAAAAATTGAGagaaaggtaaagataaaagaCTGTGTACATATTTCTTTACATTATCTTATTCGTCTTTATTGATAGCGTTTCAAGTGTTGAACCCTATATTTACCTCTTTTCTACATTTATCTTTGCTGTGATTATTGCATTTGAAATGATAATGTTGTTTTAAGTCGTAGTTTGCATATTTATTGCTTAAGACTGTAGCAGCATGTAACGTTGACATAAATAGTCAACACTTGTGTATAGCCTTGGTAGACATTCAGAGGTTAACTGGAGTTCCTACCAATCACAGATGTCACTGTAACTCAagcattgtgggtattgtagtatttttggCTGAGAATGAGAATAAACTATGTTTTCTTCACCAGAGGTTGATATCATAcaaacttttgtcttctacaggagcataTATCACCGTTTCACTCTCAGGTAGCTTGTGCTAAGTCTGACTTGGATGCTTCTGATAATACGGCTAATAATCAAACCCACTATGGAGAAGGAATGGGACTTTAACTACCAGAACCACACTGTTAAATCCTATAGCAACATTTGGTCTGTATCTGTAAGATTTGATTGATTCTGCTTAAATACGAGCAAAATGACTGCAGAGTATGGACACAATGATCTGCCTATAACAAAATGCATATCGGCCATGGAGCATAAATGAGTCTCATGTCACAGAACCTTAGGCACTGTGGGAACATGGTCGATAGAGGGTCAATCACAGAGCATAAATGATCCTTTAGTCAGGCTTCCAGCAAATGAGAACTACTTAGAGCATTTATCTAAATTGTGCTTTTAgctttaacactgatttaaaaagcagctttttgaAAAGAGGGCATTATGTAAATGGCTCATAAGTCTATCGAATGAACTGCAGTTAATTGCCTCCAAACCCTGCAGGATGTTTCGTAAGACAATGCAGGAGAGTTTCCCAAATACATCTGAGCATTGAAGGTGCATACTAGGATTTTTAAAAGAGACATACTTTGAACATCTGCACTGCAAAACGTCAAACTTCAGTGAGTGTATGGGTCTAAAATGAGGTAAAATCATGTCTTGTGAAGTTATACTGAAATACTGGGTAATTCTGAGAGTGGGACATGTCACCATGAACGTGCCTGCTATTCCTGAAAGTTCACAGATAAAGCAAACTCAATGCTCAGTCATCTTTAGGAAACCTCCTTGCCCCTCTGCTCCCCCCTCCTCACAAACAGAAAGGGCAAATAAAGTGCACTACCACCTCCAGGCCactagctgctgctgctgtccttCTGAGGGAGGCACTTTTGCCAGGGACTGTAGGGCAGAGCCAGCAGCAGGAAGAGGATCCCGCCCACGATGAGGACGGCCCCCGCACAGCCGATACACGACACTGACCAGGAGAGCTCGTGGTGCAGAGGGACCGTGTGGTCGCTGGCCAAGAAGGCCAGGACGGACTGATGGAAAACCATCAGAGAGAGAAGCACCATGACACCTGGAGGAGACAGTGGAGGGTTTAAAGTGCTGATAGTGACAtgatgattatttaaaattaaagacattaaaagtcctgtttgttttgcttCTACTGACCTGACAGAATAAAGCAAACAGATGCCGGTTTGAGGAAAAACAGAATCTCTTTACTGAGGGACATGGTGATGCATATGGCACCCATCACCATCAGGAACAGGCTGAACATGGCTAACATGGCTGTCGCTACATTCAGATCTGAAAGGAGAAGGGTGTTGTTACAATTAAGACAACATAATAACGCTCTCATAATACTAGGGAcactttctgttttgtttttttttaaagaggggtGTCTTAACTATAAGTTCTTTCAAAGTGTTTTAGGTGTAAAAGGGTAAGTATTATTTTGCACAATAAGCCATAATCTTCAGAGACAGTggggttttgttttgtgtgtgtgttttttttttttgccatggcAGCACCATaattaatgcatttgtcagacaacaagcaaaaaaacaaaactttaaaggaCACTAGAAACTCTACTGATCATTATATTCTATCAAAAgcagtcctgctgcatcagaaagagtCTATACAATCTAAAACCAGTCAAATATTTAGTCCAAAAACAGGATTACATCCATAAAGATCCATGGACTGGTGTtacatgatttcaaatttgccTTTGTCATTCTTAGTAGTTATAAGCAATGCTGCATAGCATGATGACTGCCACCTTATTTGACCAGTTGGGACCTTCCTTAATCTGGCTAGACCCTACAATAGCCAATAAGGGCCTGGTGGAAGGGAAGTGCCTGCCTATCTTGGTAAGTGACTTGAGCTTTCACAGTACTACTTAAAGCACTTTTTACaccgcaggtcacacctacccattcacacccatgcACTCACACCTTCCTGGTTGCTATGAAGAATTGACCATCAGTAGTGGCTAATCTCATTCCTACACTTCCATATCAATTTAGacgggagcaaattggggttaagtgtcttgcccaaggacacatcaacatgtgactgcaggagctggggatcgaacccacgACCTTCTGATTGTGAGACGGCCAactctacctacctacctacagTCGGCCCATCTGACATCTTGTGATGTCATCAGACCAAGCCATAAAAGGTCTGGCATAGTGCTTTTAGCATAAAAATGGTAAGATCTGAAAAAAACTGTGTCTAGTAATGTAAATATGACTGTGGTATGATGTGTAAATTGAAATTCATATTTCTGTGTTCCCACTATAACacttggttgttgttttttccaaGCTCATTAATTATGCAAAAGTCGCACAAATGCACTCTTTTATTTTTCGCTCTGTTTCTTTGCCAGTAATACTGATAGTGATTCTGGACATTGTGACATTTCCATAGAGACCACAATGGTGTCtgtatgttgaagcattcaggAGTAGCATCTTTTATAGGAGCATGTccatggttagggttagggttgtgtttttttgactCAGCAGTTTGACACTGCCTGGTCTTTTCCTcataaaacaggtgtaaaatacATGTTATCTGTTCTATTGTTATCAGCATTGAATCTAAATTAGATTAGGCTTCATGCTTTTGTCCATttgagttttccagctaatacAGCCTAGCCTCAGTCATCTACAGACCTCTGTTTCTAAACACAAATCagacagggaaaaaaaattattggGAAGAAATTTCAGAGTGTTACCTTTCAAAAGATCTTTTTTTGAAATGGTTCAAACACATCattcaatttattttgtttattcctggtttgtttgttttttactcatttacATGGATTTCTTAGGGGCTAAAGGCTCAATATATGGGATGACACTGGTGTTTAAAGTTGAATGTATGGAATAAAGCATTTCCAATACGGTGACCACCATCTTCTTAAACCAATCATTGTACTCAGTGACACTCAAACttagtttttactttgtcaGTCCATGTGATAACCATGTCTTTGCATTCTGTCTGATGGCTGACTAAAGCTGTGTGTATTTGCCTCTCTACAAAATGTTAACAAGCTGATTGGTTGATTCGAATTCCAGGAAATAATGGGGTTTGAAATAGGCAAAATGGAAACCCAGAAAATGACGTCTTAACCATGGCCAATCCACAAGGCAGATATTCTTTTAAACTGTCAGTTTTCTTCCTAATAATCATGTCCACACGtgttataatctcaaaaatatcttcatcaaaatgaaagTTCAAAAGAAAGCATTATTATCGGGAATAAATAGCATTCCATGTCAACTGTAGTCAGGCTGGTAATTTGCAGAGGGAAGGGAAGAGGAGTTTCCAAAAGGTGCATTTTGAGTGAGCTAAAACACCATTAGCATGTGTATTAAAGGCCAAAAGAAAACCCTTCACAAGAAAACTGTTTCAAAAATACCTACCCTTTTGTGGAAAGGTCTTATTAGAAAAAATGCCAGCAGCCCCACTGGTCAGGCATTTAAACTAGACATCTCGCTTACAATATTTGTATCAATTCAACACAAGAAAAAGTTTTTGTTAAATTTCTGTGGATTTTTTTGCCTGGATTCCATCATTTATCGTGTCAGAGGATTAACATGAACTGAAACATTGGTGCTACCAGTTTAGGACTGTATTTCCCACCCTCATGTCTGTATTTGTTAAATCTTTACACGAATGCGTACAGCATGACAGGGATCTGACACCAGCTCACAGTGACATTTCAACATATGTATGTCTCTCCTCTTTCAGCATACAACAATCTGTGATCTTAATACATTATGAAGCTGCCAGGGAAATGAGAGGTTAGACTGCAGCTTGGAGACACTTGAACGCAGCGTGGGTGGAATAGATTTCTAAACACTCACAAAGCAGACAATGGCCAAGCTGAAAGAGCGCTGCGAGGAGGTGAGAGGATGCTGAAAAGGTAATGATGGGCAGGAGACAGACAGAAGTGAAGGATGAAGAAGAAAGGTAAGGACGGACAGATGAAGGGGCaaagagggagaaggagaggtggaggaaagggatgaagagaggagagagtagGTGGATAAGATAGGACTGAAAGGCCAAGAGAGCCCAGAGAGGTGTGTGACTCACTCTTTTTCGTTGTCTTCTGAAACAACACAGTGTTTTCCCCTGTGGTGAAAAACTTGAAGTAGGTGCAGTTGGACTCTGCAGGAGGGGAAAGCACAGAACTGTAAAGAAGAGGAACATAAACATGGACAGGTAATCTGTGAGCATCCTATTGAGATTCAAGGAGCAACATCACCGTCTGTCCTTTACGCTTTAGCTCTAATAATTCTCCATCAAACATAATCAGCCGTGAACGTCAAGGACAAGCTCAAGGTGACAATCTGATGCCTCCTGCACAATTAGTCCTGTGCTGTCCTGATAATGTGTTACAGTAATTAGAGTTTGGCTGTAAAATAGGATGTGACACCTCTATCTGTTCCCCACACAAGCCAgccaaacacgcacacacatcaCTCTTAATTAGTGCGATCAAAGCCAAATCCTCAGAGCGTTCATGCTTGTTTTTCCCCCTGCAACAGTTATCGGGGTTAAATCACTGATTCTGTTCAGGAGATGCTCTCAGATCACATCAACAAAAACCACCGAGGTCTTACTGGTCAGCCAAATCATGCACTTTTGCCTAACTGAATATAATGTGTGCATACAATAACTCAATCCATCAAAAAGTGTACATGTTAAATCATCAACACTGGTTTCATACTTACAGCAACTTCTTGTCAGCTAGTTCTCACacttcagtacacacaaccataACCATGGGGAAGACCGCTggcttcagaggattgtcaaaaaaaaaaaaaaaaaaaaacgattcaagaacttaggggagcttaacaaggagtggactgaagctggagtcagtggtaagggccaccacacacagacgggtccagaaATGGACGACAAGTTTTTGGAAATCAAAGTCCCAGAGACTGAAGGGAGATCAAAGAGGCACACAATCCAATGTGCTTGGAATCCAGTGTGCACAGACAGAGATGGTTTGGGATGCCATGTGATCCCTCGGGCTTTAACAAGTCCAAAGTCAAAGCAGTCATCCACAAGGGGATTTTacagcacttcatgcttccatttGCTTAGAAGCTTCACGGAGATTGAGGATGTTTCTATGCATctatttccatccatccatccatccattttctatactgcatGCATACCGCAGACAACCaagcatgctcacactcacacctacgacCAATTTATGCATGGGAAGAACATGTAAACTCTGTCCTATAAGGcaaaaggccctgactgggaagcaaaccaggggcCTTCTTGCTGAGTGGCAACAGC comes from Cheilinus undulatus linkage group 16, ASM1832078v1, whole genome shotgun sequence and encodes:
- the LOC121523294 gene encoding voltage-dependent calcium channel gamma-6 subunit-like yields the protein MWSTFLVTDEEGRTVSPAATGTVGGPAPGGPPQGPVALTSLMSGRSTFGGNKRRRTTSTGHAMSEAQEGKIKLAFFVAIVGVVLTVLGVGTEFWVELSPPKSFYNNQTCLTAHYGLWKGCTKTLWVADIDPERESCGPAELPGESNCTYFKFFTTGENTVLFQKTTKKNLNVATAMLAMFSLFLMVMGAICITMSLSKEILFFLKPASVCFILSGVMVLLSLMVFHQSVLAFLASDHTVPLHHELSWSVSCIGCAGAVLIVGGILFLLLALPYSPWQKCLPQKDSSSS